The following proteins are encoded in a genomic region of Hippoglossus hippoglossus isolate fHipHip1 chromosome 3, fHipHip1.pri, whole genome shotgun sequence:
- the LOC117753679 gene encoding lactoylglutathione lyase-like yields the protein MSDKGMTDDAVAAACKDGDSITKDFMMQQTMLRVKDPIKSLDFYTRILGMTLLQKFDFPAMRFSLFFLGYEDKKDIPTDMKEQTAWTFSRRATIELTHNWGSEADESLSYHNGNSDPRGFGHIGIAVPDVSAACKLFEEQGVTFVKKPDDGKMKGLAFIQDPDGYWIEILSPNNMVSITS from the exons ATGAGCGACAAAGGTATGACAGACGATGCGGTGGCTGCAGCTTGTAAAGATGGAGACTCGATCACTAAG GATTTCATGATGCAGCAAACTATGCTGCGAGTCAAAGATCCCATTAAATCCTTGGATTTCTACACCAGAATCCTCGGCATGAC GCTCCTGCAAAAGTTTGACTTCCCCGCCATgcgtttctctctcttcttcttggGCTACGAGGACAAGAAGGATATTCCTACAGACATGAAGGAGCAGACGGCCTGGACCTTCTCCAGAAGAGCCACCATTGAGCTGACACA TAACTGGGGCTCTGAGGCTGATGAGAGTCTGTCTTATCACAATGGGAACTCTGATCCACGTGGCTTTG GACACATTGGAATCGCCGTTCCTGACGTCTCTGCAGCCTGCAAGTTGTTTGAAGAACAAGGAGTCACGTTTGTCAAGAAGCCAGATGATG GTAAAATGAAAGGCTTGGCCTTCATACAGGACCCTGACGGCTACTGGATTGAGATCCTGAGTCCAAACAACATGGTGTCCATTACCTCATAA